The Sorangiineae bacterium MSr11367 genome window below encodes:
- the argH gene encoding argininosuccinate lyase has protein sequence MKAPSNPWAGRFREGMSDRLVRFNTSLPIETRLFEADVRASMAHVSMLSATGLLTAEEGAALERGLGAIREDWLAGRIELDPELEDIHMNLEMLLTERLGEVGKKVHTARSRNDQQAAAQRIFFKESTLQLAERVKLLERTLLEHCKQHGNLVMPSYTHLQRAEFTSYAHWASTYVVMLDRDRTRLLDCVRRADECPLGGCASTGSSLGIDRWKTATQLGFRRPTMHSIDSVSDRDYLVEFTGHAALLMVHLSRFAEEIIVFTSQEFGFLRLADAYCTGSSIMPQKKNPDVLELVRGKAATAMGDAMSLLALVKNLTLGYNKDVQEDKTSWFSALDACMSSVDIMSDIVRTMEPVAHRMREATRSGHILATEYANYLVRRGLPFREAHHVVGELVRKAEDRGVDVSELDVSELRAAYPHFADDVRELTIEGVIRGKNSAGSCGAEAMARLYDELETLLQSPTQTRGDRTKELNT, from the coding sequence ATGAAAGCGCCCTCGAATCCGTGGGCGGGGCGCTTTCGCGAGGGCATGTCCGACAGGCTGGTGCGATTCAACACGAGCCTGCCCATCGAGACCCGCCTGTTCGAGGCCGACGTGCGCGCATCCATGGCCCACGTGTCCATGCTGAGCGCGACCGGCCTGCTCACCGCCGAAGAAGGCGCCGCCTTGGAGCGAGGACTCGGCGCGATCCGCGAGGACTGGCTGGCGGGCCGCATCGAGCTCGATCCCGAGCTCGAGGACATCCACATGAACCTCGAGATGCTGCTCACCGAGCGTCTCGGCGAGGTCGGAAAGAAGGTCCATACGGCGCGCAGCCGCAACGATCAACAGGCCGCGGCGCAGCGGATCTTCTTCAAGGAGTCCACGTTGCAGCTGGCCGAGCGCGTGAAGCTCCTCGAGCGCACCTTGCTCGAGCATTGCAAGCAACATGGCAATCTAGTCATGCCCTCGTATACACACTTGCAACGCGCGGAGTTCACCAGCTACGCGCACTGGGCGAGCACTTACGTGGTCATGCTGGATCGCGACCGCACGCGTCTGCTCGACTGCGTGCGGCGCGCGGACGAGTGCCCACTCGGCGGTTGCGCTTCGACGGGGAGCTCGCTGGGCATCGACCGCTGGAAGACCGCCACGCAGCTCGGTTTCCGGCGCCCCACGATGCACAGCATCGACTCGGTCTCGGACCGCGACTACCTCGTGGAATTCACCGGGCACGCGGCACTGCTCATGGTCCACCTCTCGCGGTTCGCCGAAGAGATCATCGTCTTCACGTCCCAGGAATTCGGCTTTTTGCGCCTCGCCGATGCTTATTGCACCGGTAGCTCCATCATGCCGCAAAAGAAGAACCCCGACGTGCTCGAGCTGGTGCGCGGAAAGGCCGCCACGGCGATGGGCGACGCCATGAGCCTGCTCGCCTTGGTGAAGAATTTGACCCTCGGGTACAACAAGGACGTCCAGGAGGACAAGACGTCGTGGTTTTCGGCCTTGGACGCGTGCATGTCCAGCGTCGACATCATGAGCGACATCGTGCGAACGATGGAACCGGTGGCCCACCGGATGCGCGAGGCTACGCGCAGCGGTCACATTCTCGCCACGGAATATGCCAATTACCTGGTGCGCCGCGGACTCCCCTTCCGCGAAGCCCACCACGTCGTCGGCGAATTGGTGCGCAAAGCCGAAGACCGCGGCGTCGATGTCTCCGAGCTCGACGTGTCCGAGCTCCGCGCCGCCTACCCTCACTTTGCGGACGACGTGCGCGAGCTGACCATCGAGGGCGTCATCCGTGGCAAAAATTCGGCCGGTTCGTGCGGCGCGGAAGCCATGGCCCGACTCTACGACGAACTGGAAACTTTACTCCAATCCCCTACTCAAACCAGAGGAGACCGAACCAAGGAACTAAACACATGA
- a CDS encoding argininosuccinate synthase yields the protein MNPNHIVLAYSGGLDTSAALRFLKERFGCKVTAYCANLGQREDWKKLEQRAKAAGADVFYVDDVRGHFIENFVFPALKANAVYESHYLMGTPLARPVIVEGMIAYARREGGDALAHGCTPKGNDQVRFELSAILLDKSLPTIAPWRLWDLASREDLLQYCAKHDIPIQHSKEDLFSHDENLVHLTTEGEYLEEIENAFQWQHASWITPPTKAPDHVERVTIDFREGVPIAINGESLSPVDIVVKLNALGARNGVGLQDIIENRINGMKVRGVFENPALVVLHKAHRGLECATLSGEVARVRDLVVNEYSQIVYKGLWFAPERKAIQAMVDYSQRHVSGEVSIDLYKGSCTVAAVRSEHSLYSRDLVTLHRGVEFSGDDATGFLRTMALRYQIEGDRELRMARGRR from the coding sequence ATGAACCCCAATCACATCGTACTTGCATATTCCGGCGGCCTCGACACTTCTGCGGCGCTTCGCTTCCTCAAGGAACGCTTTGGGTGCAAGGTCACCGCGTACTGCGCCAACCTGGGCCAGCGCGAAGATTGGAAGAAGCTCGAGCAGCGCGCCAAGGCTGCCGGCGCCGACGTCTTCTACGTCGACGACGTACGCGGCCACTTCATCGAGAACTTCGTATTTCCGGCGCTCAAGGCGAATGCCGTTTACGAGAGCCACTACCTCATGGGAACACCCCTCGCGCGCCCGGTCATCGTCGAAGGCATGATTGCCTATGCACGGCGCGAGGGCGGCGATGCGCTGGCCCACGGTTGCACGCCGAAGGGTAATGACCAGGTTCGCTTCGAGCTATCGGCCATCCTGCTGGACAAGTCTCTGCCCACGATTGCCCCGTGGCGCCTCTGGGATCTCGCATCGCGCGAGGATTTGCTTCAATATTGCGCCAAGCACGACATTCCCATTCAGCACAGCAAGGAAGACCTCTTCTCGCACGACGAGAACCTGGTCCACCTGACCACCGAGGGCGAATACCTCGAGGAGATCGAAAACGCCTTCCAGTGGCAGCACGCGAGCTGGATCACCCCGCCCACCAAGGCACCGGACCACGTCGAGCGGGTGACCATCGATTTTCGCGAGGGCGTACCGATTGCCATCAACGGCGAATCGCTTTCGCCGGTCGACATCGTGGTGAAGCTCAATGCGCTCGGCGCGCGCAACGGCGTGGGGCTGCAAGACATCATCGAGAACCGCATCAACGGCATGAAGGTGCGTGGCGTCTTCGAGAATCCGGCCTTGGTCGTCCTGCACAAAGCCCACCGCGGTTTGGAGTGCGCCACCCTGAGCGGCGAGGTTGCCCGCGTGCGCGACCTGGTGGTGAACGAGTACAGCCAAATCGTCTACAAGGGACTGTGGTTCGCGCCGGAGCGCAAGGCCATCCAGGCCATGGTGGACTACAGCCAGCGCCACGTCAGCGGGGAGGTCTCCATCGACCTCTACAAGGGCTCGTGCACCGTCGCCGCCGTGCGCAGTGAGCATTCGCTCTATTCGCGCGACTTGGTCACCTTGCACCGCGGCGTCGAGTTCAGCGGTGACGATGCCACCGGCTTTCTGCGCACCATGGCCCTTCGCTACCAAATCGAAGGCGACCGCGAGCTGCGCATGGCGCGGGGCCGTCGATGA
- the argH gene encoding argininosuccinate lyase, translating to MENTGRITRTIRRTARDILFGATADAAIDAELPFIAQVDRAHVVMLAESALIDRNTAASLLAAIDELRQRRFEPLRGRAALRGVYLLYEDYLIGKTGMSVGGMLQLGRSRNDLNATAQKLRLRAPWLRLVRESLRLQAILLRRSHRYAGVVMPAYTHFQAAVPITYGHYLAGIGSSLDRDLDALLATGSLFDVSPLGAGAVGGTALPIRAERTAELLGFVRPTPHSIDAVASRDGVLRVLAAASILGVTLSRVATDFLLWSTSEFDFLSFPDHLVGSSSMMPQKRNVYFLEHVQGRAASALGAFTHAVQACHAKPFTNSIAVGTEAVSAAWDALRKTTEAVILLRLIAAEAEPRRSSMEARARDGHTSATELANRLVGQGGVPFRTAHHTVGSFVRAALENDQPLEDVARHGLREAGSNVSTEGLDAASVATASQYGGGPGSTKLAVKELTSHWSAHCARLRVRTQSWRAADDALDRAAAHIFSNA from the coding sequence ATGGAAAACACCGGGCGCATTACCCGCACCATCCGCCGAACCGCGCGCGATATCCTGTTTGGCGCGACGGCCGATGCGGCCATCGATGCCGAGCTACCCTTTATCGCGCAGGTGGACCGCGCGCACGTGGTCATGCTCGCCGAGAGCGCGCTCATCGACCGAAATACCGCAGCGTCCCTCCTGGCCGCCATCGACGAGCTCCGCCAGCGTCGATTCGAGCCACTGCGTGGCCGTGCCGCACTGCGCGGAGTGTACCTCCTTTACGAAGATTACCTTATTGGCAAAACCGGTATGTCCGTGGGCGGCATGCTTCAATTGGGGCGTTCGCGCAACGACCTCAATGCCACCGCCCAAAAGCTCCGCCTCCGTGCACCCTGGCTGCGGCTCGTGCGCGAGTCCTTGCGCCTGCAAGCGATCTTGCTCCGCCGTTCGCACCGGTACGCCGGCGTGGTCATGCCCGCCTATACCCACTTCCAGGCGGCCGTGCCCATCACGTATGGGCATTACCTGGCGGGCATCGGCTCCTCGCTCGATCGCGATCTCGATGCGTTGCTGGCCACCGGATCCCTCTTCGATGTATCCCCGCTCGGGGCCGGTGCTGTCGGTGGAACTGCGCTTCCCATTCGAGCCGAGCGCACCGCGGAGTTGCTCGGTTTCGTGCGACCGACGCCCCACTCCATCGATGCCGTGGCCTCGCGCGACGGTGTGCTCCGCGTGCTCGCGGCGGCGTCGATCCTCGGGGTGACCCTCAGCCGCGTGGCCACCGATTTTCTTCTCTGGAGCACGTCGGAATTCGACTTTCTCTCGTTTCCCGATCACCTCGTCGGGTCGAGCTCGATGATGCCGCAGAAGCGCAACGTGTACTTCCTCGAGCACGTGCAAGGCCGCGCCGCATCGGCCCTCGGGGCCTTCACCCACGCCGTCCAGGCGTGCCATGCCAAGCCGTTCACCAACTCCATTGCCGTGGGCACCGAGGCCGTCTCCGCGGCCTGGGACGCCCTGCGCAAGACCACGGAGGCGGTGATCCTGCTGCGTCTCATCGCCGCCGAGGCCGAGCCACGGCGTTCCAGCATGGAGGCGCGTGCGCGCGACGGACACACGTCGGCCACCGAGCTGGCCAATCGCCTCGTGGGCCAAGGCGGCGTTCCCTTTCGAACGGCGCACCACACCGTGGGCTCGTTCGTCCGCGCGGCACTCGAGAACGACCAGCCCCTGGAAGACGTGGCCCGCCACGGCTTGCGCGAAGCCGGGTCCAACGTTTCCACCGAGGGACTCGATGCCGCCTCCGTGGCCACGGCATCGCAGTACGGCGGGGGCCCCGGTTCGACGAAGCTCGCGGTGAAGGAGCTCACGTCCCATTGGAGCGCGCATTGCGCACGTCTTCGGGTGAGGACCCAATCTTGGAGAGCGGCCGACGACGCGCTCGATCGTGCAGCAGCTCACATCTTTTCCAACGCATAA
- a CDS encoding ATP-grasp domain-containing protein: protein MSRPRIAFVESNTSGTGRLFLAAARELGFQPIMLTSAPERYPFLSAEDCDVVTLDTGDTAALVEVSRELSRKGLAGVTSSSEYFVVAAARVAWQLGLPGPDPVALASCRDKHLQRQRLRAAGVAIPDFRAAETPEDAVRAAEAFGFPVIVKPVSGSGSVGVAACSSPEGVHAHAAALLGQAVNERGQPVPRMVLVETIAQGPEYSVETFDRTVVGVTAKHLGSPPYFIEVGHDHPAPLHTVERDALARITRAALDALGLGFGPAHTEIRYTESGPAIIEVNPRLAGGFIPELVRLATGVDLVRNTVARIARQPAPCEPLHRRHASLRFLLPPAEGSLARIDGLEAAGRLRGVAEARMYGAVGSQLACRHDFRDRIGHVIATGATPEDAMATADRAREQVRLTVTPARGA from the coding sequence GTGAGTCGCCCGCGCATTGCGTTCGTCGAGAGCAACACCAGCGGCACCGGGCGCCTGTTCCTCGCGGCGGCGCGCGAGCTCGGGTTTCAGCCGATCATGCTGACGTCCGCGCCCGAGCGGTATCCATTCCTCTCCGCGGAAGACTGCGACGTGGTGACCCTCGACACGGGCGATACGGCGGCCCTCGTCGAAGTCTCCCGCGAGCTATCCCGAAAAGGCCTCGCGGGGGTGACGTCGAGCTCCGAGTACTTCGTGGTCGCTGCGGCACGGGTGGCCTGGCAGCTCGGTCTGCCCGGCCCCGATCCGGTGGCGCTGGCCAGCTGCCGCGACAAGCATCTGCAGCGGCAGCGGCTCCGTGCGGCGGGCGTGGCCATCCCGGACTTCCGTGCGGCGGAGACGCCGGAGGACGCCGTGCGTGCGGCGGAGGCCTTTGGATTCCCCGTCATCGTGAAGCCGGTCAGTGGCTCCGGCAGCGTGGGCGTGGCCGCATGTTCGTCGCCCGAGGGCGTGCATGCGCATGCCGCGGCGCTGCTCGGGCAAGCCGTGAACGAGCGCGGTCAGCCGGTCCCGCGCATGGTTCTCGTCGAGACCATCGCGCAGGGGCCCGAGTACTCCGTGGAGACGTTCGATCGCACCGTCGTGGGCGTCACCGCGAAGCACCTCGGAAGCCCTCCCTACTTCATCGAGGTCGGGCACGATCATCCCGCGCCACTGCACACCGTGGAGCGCGACGCCCTCGCCAGGATCACGCGTGCCGCACTCGATGCGCTCGGCCTGGGATTCGGCCCGGCCCACACGGAAATTCGATATACCGAGTCGGGGCCGGCGATCATCGAGGTCAATCCGCGCCTGGCGGGCGGATTCATTCCCGAGCTCGTTCGCCTGGCCACCGGCGTGGACTTGGTGCGAAACACCGTCGCGCGCATCGCGCGGCAACCGGCTCCGTGCGAGCCGTTGCATCGGCGGCATGCGTCCCTGCGCTTTCTTCTCCCGCCGGCCGAAGGCTCCCTGGCACGCATCGACGGCCTCGAAGCGGCGGGGCGCCTGCGCGGTGTCGCGGAAGCGCGCATGTACGGCGCCGTGGGGTCCCAGCTCGCGTGCCGCCACGATTTTCGCGACCGCATCGGGCACGTGATCGCCACCGGTGCGACCCCGGAAGACGCCATGGCCACCGCCGATCGGGCGCGCGAGCAGGTGCGGCTCACCGTCACGCCGGCGCGGGGAGCGTGA
- a CDS encoding cysteine synthase family protein codes for MAIRTSQSDIIEALVLPRIVRLGPNLYGAAFNLMKLLPARFILDRARATGTLEPGGVVIETSSGTFGLALAMLCRLRGYQLILVSDPAIEPPLQRRLEQLGTRVEIVREPAPVGGYQGARLARMAELQAEFPLHFWPSQYDNPDNPRAYAPFAELLVETVGHVGVLVGAVGSGGSMCGTASYLRRVFPELTAVGVDTHRSTLFGQADGKRLLRGLGNSLMPRNVDHTIFDEIHWVGAADGFGGTRALHAEHALYMGPTSGAGYLVAKWWAARRPEGNVVVTLPDEGYRYQDTVYNDAWLRVNDVYGDGLPDRPRRVNHPHDAGPDWSYLSWNRKSYAHVLGTTFSQDAVSP; via the coding sequence ATGGCGATTCGCACTTCGCAGTCCGATATCATCGAAGCCTTGGTATTACCGCGCATCGTGCGCCTGGGGCCCAATCTTTATGGTGCGGCCTTCAACCTGATGAAGCTCTTGCCCGCCCGCTTCATCCTGGACCGGGCGCGTGCGACGGGAACGCTGGAGCCGGGCGGCGTCGTGATCGAGACGAGCTCCGGCACCTTCGGACTCGCACTGGCCATGCTCTGCCGCCTGCGCGGTTACCAGCTCATTCTGGTGAGCGATCCGGCCATCGAGCCCCCGCTGCAGCGCCGGCTGGAACAACTGGGCACTCGGGTGGAAATCGTGCGCGAGCCCGCCCCCGTGGGCGGCTACCAAGGGGCGCGGCTCGCGCGTATGGCCGAATTGCAAGCGGAGTTTCCCCTGCATTTCTGGCCCTCGCAGTACGACAATCCGGACAACCCGCGCGCCTATGCGCCGTTTGCCGAATTGCTCGTGGAGACCGTGGGGCACGTCGGCGTTCTGGTCGGTGCCGTGGGCTCCGGCGGCTCGATGTGCGGAACGGCGTCGTACCTGCGGCGCGTGTTCCCCGAATTGACCGCCGTCGGCGTCGATACGCATCGAAGCACGCTGTTCGGGCAGGCCGACGGCAAACGGCTGCTGCGCGGTCTCGGCAATAGCTTGATGCCCCGCAACGTCGACCACACGATCTTCGATGAGATCCATTGGGTGGGCGCGGCCGACGGCTTCGGAGGAACCCGCGCGCTTCACGCCGAGCACGCGCTGTACATGGGGCCGACGAGCGGCGCCGGGTACCTGGTGGCCAAATGGTGGGCGGCGCGGCGACCGGAGGGGAATGTCGTGGTGACCCTGCCCGACGAAGGGTACCGATACCAGGACACCGTCTACAACGATGCATGGCTCCGTGTGAATGACGTGTACGGAGATGGCCTTCCCGATCGACCGCGCCGGGTGAATCACCCGCACGATGCAGGTCCCGATTGGTCGTACCTCTCGTGGAACCGCAAGTCGTACGCGCACGTCCTCGGGACAACGTTTTCGCAAGACGCGGTGTCGCCGTGA